The following proteins are encoded in a genomic region of Sulfurovum indicum:
- a CDS encoding cytochrome C oxidase subunit II: protein MADSIDVLAALKLIYTIYALAVISVIAYFGYRITQKGEVKPAKKGIFWAYVASLIVIGTGMHFLTYNVVPWVPMDLNRANIKAEKTFDITYRDHKIIPNEKPMKVPCGKYVVFDAHSDDLTYGFGIFRQNNTMVAQMQVVPGSRNDLMWIFHKNGTYSVRSTEYSGPKGAQMIIEDAIVVSGCKEDDKYAMKGGE from the coding sequence ATGGCAGATTCGATTGATGTGCTGGCAGCACTCAAACTGATATATACGATCTATGCCCTGGCAGTAATATCCGTTATTGCCTATTTCGGATATCGTATTACACAAAAAGGGGAGGTAAAACCTGCAAAGAAAGGTATTTTCTGGGCCTATGTGGCATCACTGATCGTTATTGGTACAGGGATGCACTTTTTAACATACAATGTCGTTCCATGGGTACCTATGGATCTTAACAGAGCCAATATCAAAGCAGAAAAAACGTTTGATATTACCTACAGAGACCACAAGATCATTCCAAATGAAAAACCAATGAAAGTCCCTTGCGGCAAATATGTGGTTTTTGATGCGCACAGTGATGATCTGACCTACGGATTTGGTATTTTCAGACAGAACAATACTATGGTGGCACAAATGCAGGTGGTACCGGGAAGCAGAAATGACCTGATGTGGATCTTTCACAAGAACGGTACCTACAGTGTACGTTCTACCGAGTATTCCGGACCCAAGGGAGCACAGATGATCATAGAAGATGCGATCGTTGTGAGCGGGTGCAAAGAAGATGACAAGTATGCAATGAAAGGAGGTGAGTGA
- a CDS encoding cbb3-type cytochrome c oxidase subunit I, translating into MSFMNTLIEGHEGGLKAEKMTPMQKIAMRFVVIGLLYYGLAALEGMIMRAYEIKPLPFIDETHFFSIMTVHPMVGIFGSSYMIVFGAFLFLTPYLMKKPIYSLKLANLSWISIAAGTLIMWTAGFLFSYAPLYTLYWPLPADMSQFKAIGGIVYIVGVVGIMVGTFAYTYNIFKTIVYTPKGWEKQPAMALMKSALGITGLTNFFKRKKEEHLVPLPIAAISRGTIDVGLNAVVISTAGVLILIYLVGNGLFGMDLKDTWVDALLYKNIFWWGLDLVADGLVLVFVAGTWYLLAMLISGKELFMQNIARAALFLEMVVSWTVWSHHLMSDQGQSNFLKVFSGEMVTAFELITQGLAVYITLVTLYRAKPLKMTNELKFLLGGLLGFMLAVPAGIIQADLGMNRILHNTQWIIGNHVHVAILVGLTMTLYSAIYVLFPILTNGVKLYSQKLANAHFWLHLVGGIGMGAFMGMAGIDGMLRRTIYYNGEYNTYMILAGICGLMMFVAFLLFLYNIIMSVGIKGLLGIYQPAKIDTHECLLEETKKEEA; encoded by the coding sequence ATGAGTTTTATGAATACATTGATTGAGGGGCATGAAGGCGGACTGAAAGCCGAAAAGATGACCCCTATGCAGAAGATCGCAATGCGATTTGTAGTAATAGGTCTTCTCTATTACGGTTTGGCGGCACTTGAAGGGATGATCATGCGAGCATATGAGATCAAACCTCTGCCGTTCATTGACGAGACACACTTCTTTTCCATCATGACGGTACACCCTATGGTCGGGATATTCGGATCTTCATACATGATCGTGTTCGGGGCATTTCTGTTCCTGACACCCTATTTGATGAAGAAGCCGATCTACTCGTTGAAACTTGCGAACCTTTCATGGATATCGATTGCCGCAGGAACGCTTATTATGTGGACAGCAGGATTTTTGTTTTCCTATGCACCGCTCTACACACTCTACTGGCCGCTGCCGGCAGATATGTCACAGTTCAAGGCGATCGGCGGTATTGTCTATATTGTCGGTGTTGTAGGGATCATGGTCGGTACATTTGCATATACGTACAATATTTTCAAAACGATCGTCTATACGCCAAAAGGCTGGGAAAAACAACCTGCTATGGCGTTGATGAAGTCTGCTCTGGGTATTACAGGATTGACGAACTTCTTTAAACGCAAAAAAGAGGAACATCTTGTTCCTCTGCCTATTGCTGCGATCTCAAGAGGAACGATCGATGTCGGTCTGAATGCAGTAGTGATCTCAACAGCCGGCGTACTGATACTGATCTATCTTGTTGGTAACGGACTGTTTGGGATGGACCTGAAAGATACCTGGGTAGATGCACTGCTGTACAAGAATATCTTCTGGTGGGGACTTGACCTGGTAGCTGACGGACTGGTACTTGTTTTTGTCGCCGGTACGTGGTATCTGCTTGCGATGCTTATCTCCGGTAAAGAGCTCTTTATGCAGAACATTGCCCGTGCAGCACTCTTTTTGGAGATGGTTGTATCCTGGACAGTATGGTCGCACCACCTGATGTCAGACCAGGGTCAGTCAAATTTCCTGAAAGTCTTTTCCGGTGAGATGGTTACAGCATTCGAGCTGATCACACAGGGGCTTGCTGTCTATATCACACTTGTGACGCTTTATCGTGCAAAACCGCTTAAGATGACGAACGAACTCAAGTTCCTTCTTGGTGGTCTTTTAGGCTTTATGCTTGCTGTACCGGCCGGTATCATTCAGGCGGATCTTGGTATGAACAGGATACTTCACAATACACAATGGATCATTGGTAACCATGTACATGTGGCGATCCTTGTAGGTCTTACTATGACACTTTATTCGGCGATCTATGTACTCTTTCCGATCTTGACGAACGGGGTAAAGCTCTATTCGCAAAAGCTTGCCAATGCACACTTTTGGCTGCATCTTGTCGGTGGTATCGGTATGGGTGCCTTTATGGGTATGGCAGGAATAGACGGGATGTTGAGACGTACGATCTACTATAACGGTGAGTACAACACCTATATGATCCTTGCCGGGATATGTGGCCTTATGATGTTCGTAGCGTTCCTGCTCTTCCTGTACAATATTATCATGAGTGTGGGGATCAAGGGACTGCTTGGTATCTATCAGCCGGCGAAGATCGATACGCACGAGTGTCTTCTTGAAGAGACAAAGAAGGAGGAAGCATAA
- a CDS encoding thiamine pyrophosphate-dependent enzyme: MKHPLDRTDIDNAWCPGCGNFAILKLLKEVLTELELDPKNTVIVSGIGQAAKTPYYIGTHMFCGLHGRALPVSAALKLSNPALTVIAEGGDGDMYGEGGNHFLHTIRRNPDIVHIVHNNMVYGLTKGQASPTSQKGFKTPVQVKGVNNEPFNPVSVALALKAGFVSRVNIGNYTHAKSVLKEAFLHKGYALVDVFQPCVVFNKVNTYKWFKENTAEIEDSHDSSNLLSAMQKALENAPVPIGIFYQTMQSTFEENLRGDDTRALYSLSHDIDKLQLLFGAY, translated from the coding sequence ATGAAACATCCGCTTGACAGAACAGATATAGACAATGCATGGTGTCCCGGGTGCGGCAATTTTGCAATATTGAAGCTTCTTAAAGAGGTACTGACGGAACTTGAACTCGATCCAAAGAACACGGTGATCGTTTCAGGTATCGGCCAGGCCGCCAAAACACCCTACTACATCGGTACACATATGTTTTGCGGTCTGCATGGACGTGCTCTTCCCGTATCTGCGGCACTGAAGCTGTCAAACCCGGCACTCACCGTCATTGCCGAGGGAGGAGACGGAGATATGTACGGTGAGGGAGGCAACCACTTTCTGCATACCATCAGGCGAAATCCCGATATTGTCCATATCGTACATAACAATATGGTATATGGTCTTACCAAAGGACAGGCATCTCCCACAAGCCAAAAAGGATTCAAAACTCCCGTACAGGTCAAAGGTGTCAACAACGAACCCTTCAACCCTGTTTCGGTCGCTCTTGCACTGAAGGCAGGTTTCGTATCGCGTGTCAATATAGGGAACTACACCCATGCCAAGAGCGTACTCAAAGAGGCATTTCTACACAAAGGATATGCATTGGTCGATGTCTTCCAGCCCTGCGTGGTGTTCAACAAGGTAAATACCTACAAATGGTTCAAAGAGAATACTGCTGAAATAGAAGACTCCCATGACAGCAGCAACCTGCTCTCTGCAATGCAGAAGGCTCTGGAGAATGCCCCTGTCCCCATCGGTATTTTCTATCAAACCATGCAGAGCACCTTTGAAGAAAATCTCCGGGGAGATGATACAAGAGCACTTTACAGCCTATCCCACGACATTGATAAGCTGCAACTGCTCTTTGGAGCATACTGA
- a CDS encoding 2-oxoacid:acceptor oxidoreductase subunit alpha, which translates to MNETKVPFEATISDQAVSLPEKREEELPGRDSISILIGGAAGTGIMTLEKILTGAFKRSGYFVFSTKEYMSRVRGGSNTTLLRIADAPVNAPCWYTDIFIALDTDALSHAHERLTDHTIVLADENITHEEIEITKIPVSRALKELGGRHYANSYVTGVIFGIFGLDEAVLTESMEALFDEEEIHKNKAAMHQGVVYGQSLKDLPFPKLPGQLQQKTNSMHLMDGSSASGFGFLAGGCNMITAYPMSPSTGVLNFMASMSEHFTLLVEQSEDEIASLNMVLGGWFGGARAMTSTSGGGFALMSEAVSLSGMSETPAVIYLAQRPGPATGLPTRSEQGDLNLAIYSGHGYFGRIVLAPGDLQECIDFGYLAFELADRYQMPVITLSDQYLADSIGMLKRVDFSAYVQRRYILPTDALYERYKFTENGITPRGVPGLGEGLVVSTSDEHDERGQITESSHMRDKMVKKRKKKISLAILEAHSPKVMGEGSIAVIGWGSTKGVITEVLRELADPRLFQVHFVWVHPLDPRHLEMLKETKTNIVIENNVTGEFSDILKKHDIDIHHRILQADGFAFFTDLLKEKLYNLVKEQK; encoded by the coding sequence ATGAATGAAACGAAAGTGCCATTTGAGGCAACGATATCCGATCAGGCCGTATCACTGCCTGAAAAGAGAGAGGAAGAGCTCCCCGGTAGAGACAGCATCTCCATTCTTATCGGAGGGGCTGCGGGTACGGGGATAATGACACTGGAAAAGATCTTGACCGGTGCATTCAAAAGAAGCGGATATTTTGTCTTCTCCACGAAGGAGTATATGTCCAGAGTACGCGGCGGATCGAACACCACACTGCTACGTATTGCTGACGCTCCCGTAAATGCACCCTGCTGGTATACCGATATCTTCATAGCACTGGATACAGATGCCCTCTCCCATGCGCACGAACGCCTTACAGACCACACCATTGTCCTCGCCGATGAAAATATAACACATGAAGAGATAGAGATTACGAAGATACCTGTGTCACGGGCCCTCAAAGAACTTGGAGGCAGACATTATGCAAACAGTTATGTCACCGGTGTCATATTCGGTATTTTCGGTCTGGATGAGGCTGTACTGACTGAAAGCATGGAGGCTTTGTTTGATGAAGAGGAGATACACAAGAATAAAGCAGCAATGCATCAAGGAGTAGTGTACGGCCAAAGTCTGAAAGATCTTCCGTTTCCGAAACTTCCCGGACAGCTCCAGCAAAAGACCAACAGCATGCACTTGATGGACGGCTCTTCCGCATCCGGATTCGGTTTTCTGGCCGGAGGATGCAATATGATAACAGCCTATCCCATGTCCCCTTCTACAGGAGTGCTGAACTTTATGGCTTCTATGTCCGAACATTTTACCCTGCTGGTGGAACAGAGTGAAGATGAGATCGCATCACTGAACATGGTACTGGGCGGATGGTTCGGCGGAGCACGTGCGATGACCTCCACCTCCGGAGGCGGATTTGCACTGATGAGTGAAGCAGTCAGTCTTTCAGGTATGAGCGAGACCCCCGCCGTGATCTATCTTGCACAGCGTCCCGGCCCTGCTACAGGTCTGCCCACACGAAGTGAACAGGGTGACCTTAACCTTGCCATCTACAGCGGACATGGGTATTTCGGACGTATCGTCCTGGCACCCGGAGATCTGCAGGAGTGCATTGACTTCGGCTATCTGGCTTTTGAACTGGCAGACAGGTACCAGATGCCGGTTATCACTCTTTCAGACCAGTATCTGGCTGACTCCATAGGTATGCTCAAAAGGGTTGATTTTTCCGCCTATGTACAGCGGCGTTACATTCTGCCCACCGATGCACTATATGAGCGCTACAAATTCACAGAGAACGGCATTACTCCCCGCGGAGTTCCCGGTTTGGGAGAGGGACTGGTCGTTTCAACCAGTGATGAACATGATGAACGCGGTCAGATCACAGAAAGCTCCCATATGCGTGACAAGATGGTGAAAAAACGGAAAAAAAAGATCTCTTTAGCCATCTTGGAAGCACACTCTCCCAAAGTCATGGGAGAAGGAAGCATTGCAGTGATTGGATGGGGTTCTACCAAAGGTGTGATAACCGAAGTACTCAGGGAACTGGCCGATCCGCGCCTCTTCCAGGTACATTTTGTCTGGGTACACCCACTCGATCCCCGGCACCTGGAGATGCTGAAAGAGACAAAAACCAATATTGTCATAGAGAACAACGTTACAGGAGAGTTCTCGGATATTTTGAAAAAGCATGATATCGACATCCATCACCGTATTCTTCAGGCTGACGGTTTTGCCTTTTTTACAGACCTTCTCAAAGAAAAGCTGTATAACCTTGTGAAGGAGCAGAAATGA
- a CDS encoding DUF2231 domain-containing protein, translating into MTLKELKQYNGKNGRKAYIAYKGNVYDVTESPLWKGGIHKKIHTAGADLTASIEKAPHSDEVFSGFTIVDRLTGSDTGKTYWIEWYRKYHPHPIFVHFPIALHIFAGGLDLIFLFSPADSYASAVFYTFFAATVTGALAMVPGILSWWINYSLAMTYIFIVKLVLSIITLLLGTAAVILYLDDPNIVYTPNLPGIIYHAIVLITTATVTVTAYYGAKLTWPAKRSK; encoded by the coding sequence ATGACCCTAAAAGAGCTGAAGCAATATAACGGAAAGAACGGACGCAAAGCTTATATAGCCTATAAAGGAAACGTGTATGATGTCACAGAGAGTCCTTTATGGAAAGGCGGTATTCACAAAAAAATACATACAGCAGGGGCAGACCTTACGGCATCCATAGAGAAGGCACCCCATTCAGATGAAGTTTTTTCCGGCTTTACAATCGTCGACAGACTGACAGGGAGTGATACCGGAAAAACATACTGGATTGAGTGGTATAGAAAATATCATCCCCATCCTATCTTCGTTCACTTTCCTATTGCACTGCATATTTTTGCAGGCGGACTGGATCTGATATTTCTCTTCTCCCCGGCTGACTCTTATGCCTCAGCTGTTTTCTATACTTTCTTTGCAGCTACAGTCACAGGAGCTCTGGCCATGGTCCCCGGTATTTTAAGCTGGTGGATAAACTACAGCCTTGCCATGACATATATCTTTATTGTAAAGCTGGTACTCTCTATCATTACACTTCTGCTCGGAACAGCTGCGGTTATCCTCTACCTTGATGATCCCAATATCGTCTATACACCCAATCTGCCGGGTATCATTTACCATGCCATCGTACTTATTACAACTGCTACAGTTACAGTTACAGCATACTATGGCGCCAAACTGACCTGGCCTGCAAAGAGGTCAAAATGA
- a CDS encoding superoxide dismutase gives MTHLLMDLPFDMDALEPHISKETIQYHYGKHHAGYINNLNRLIKGTKYEDMKLEDIIQQAEGGIFNNAAQVYNHDFYFNGMTGRSTTPSKKLLDHFERNFGSLEEFKKRFLETAAGLFGSGWVWLSIDSSESLVIEPLSNADNPLLTKHTPLLTCDVWEHAYYIDCRNARADYLEKWWNLINWDFVSQNLEAFSETRHGFLDPCNDNSEVCDYIDTIDKMEHTNT, from the coding sequence ATGACACATCTATTAATGGATCTGCCTTTTGATATGGATGCACTGGAACCTCATATCTCCAAAGAAACAATCCAATATCACTATGGCAAGCACCATGCAGGGTATATCAACAACCTGAACAGACTTATAAAAGGTACCAAATATGAAGATATGAAACTTGAAGATATCATTCAACAAGCCGAAGGCGGTATTTTCAACAATGCGGCACAGGTCTATAACCATGACTTCTATTTTAACGGAATGACGGGCAGAAGCACCACACCTTCAAAAAAACTGCTGGATCACTTCGAAAGGAACTTCGGTTCTCTTGAGGAATTTAAAAAGAGATTTCTGGAGACGGCCGCAGGACTCTTTGGTTCCGGATGGGTATGGTTGAGCATAGACAGTTCCGAATCACTGGTGATCGAACCATTATCCAATGCCGACAATCCCCTGTTGACAAAACACACCCCTTTGCTAACCTGTGATGTATGGGAACATGCCTATTACATTGACTGTAGAAATGCAAGAGCAGACTACCTTGAAAAATGGTGGAACCTGATCAATTGGGATTTTGTTTCACAGAACCTCGAAGCATTCTCTGAGACACGCCATGGATTTTTAGACCCCTGCAACGACAACAGTGAAGTATGTGACTATATAGATACTATAGACAAAATGGAGCATACCAACACCTGA
- a CDS encoding helix-turn-helix transcriptional regulator: MSHKKHPQPVERIVNILKRLYAFERLRASRIAMEYGVSTKTISRDMKKIGKIIPLISKRGIYRIDTSKMAHLNSLPSAMLHSFASNAGLSIDCLQGSEESIPVISFAIAYDGIPKEIAEEIIESIEKGCKCRFVYTNNQGISSIKTVSPVKLYTAKGKWYLLAKDDVRSEVRPFDFLKIREFELLSGVPHDLTQAEIEEANNRASVWTSSGQKPFEVRLHVSAYAKRYLLEVPLHKSQTLESPHTDGTATFTYQITHNMELLPEIKNWIPHIQVIEPKELRAALREDVENFLRQMDEMDI, translated from the coding sequence ATGAGCCATAAAAAACACCCACAACCTGTTGAACGAATAGTGAATATTTTGAAGCGTCTGTATGCATTTGAGAGGCTTCGTGCCAGTCGTATTGCCATGGAGTATGGCGTAAGTACAAAAACCATTTCAAGAGATATGAAAAAGATAGGCAAGATCATTCCTCTTATTTCAAAAAGAGGCATTTACCGTATCGATACATCAAAGATGGCACATCTTAACAGCCTGCCGTCAGCAATGCTGCACTCTTTTGCTTCTAATGCCGGACTGAGTATAGACTGCCTGCAGGGTTCGGAGGAGAGTATCCCTGTGATCTCATTTGCCATTGCCTATGACGGTATTCCAAAAGAGATCGCAGAAGAGATCATAGAGAGTATAGAAAAGGGGTGTAAATGCCGATTTGTATATACCAACAACCAGGGTATTTCAAGTATCAAAACCGTTTCACCCGTCAAGCTCTACACAGCCAAAGGCAAATGGTATCTGCTTGCCAAAGATGATGTCAGGAGTGAAGTGAGGCCTTTTGACTTTCTCAAGATCAGAGAGTTCGAGCTTCTTTCCGGTGTACCGCACGACCTGACACAGGCTGAGATAGAGGAAGCCAACAACAGAGCCTCCGTCTGGACGAGTTCGGGTCAAAAACCTTTTGAGGTGCGTCTGCATGTCTCAGCCTATGCCAAACGCTACCTGCTTGAGGTTCCTCTGCACAAAAGCCAGACTTTGGAGTCTCCGCACACGGACGGCACTGCCACCTTTACATACCAAATAACACACAACATGGAACTACTCCCAGAGATCAAGAACTGGATACCTCACATCCAGGTCATAGAACCAAAAGAGCTTAGGGCTGCTTTGAGGGAAGATGTGGAGAACTTTTTACGGCAAATGGATGAAATGGACATATAG
- the cas9 gene encoding type II CRISPR RNA-guided endonuclease Cas9 (Cas9, originally named Csn1, is the large, multifunctional signature protein of type II CRISPR/Cas systems. It is well known even to general audiences because its RNA-guided endonuclease activity has made it a popular tool for custom editing of eukaryotic genomes.), with the protein MGKMYQRILGLDIGIASIGWAVIDYSKEDATQNKIIKSGVRIFTQAEHPKDGSSLALPRRLARGARRTLKRKRQRMKAIKRLFIEYFSLTEGDLFVGKTDKTIYSKKGRVDVWQLRAEAVSRVLNNEEFARVLTHIAKRRGYKSNRKVEEKSDSEGKKVLGAIEHNVTLLKEYETIGQAIYETTKDTGIRRNKEKDYSHSVSREMLLDEVEVIFKKQSSFGNTLATDVIKEKYVEIAFSQKDFASVDKMVGKCTFEKDELRAAKRTYSAEEFVTLTKLINTKIELEDGSYRRLTKEELEKIILLCRQSEKPSYIKIRETIGLEPTSKFKNIDEYEIDKKTGEVLKKKPVKFVSAFKGFHTLRKVVEKTLSKTHWHNISQDTKLLDEIATVFSIHKSDEKIQEALSDLEFSMLNENETELLKEALIASINFDQFIYLSLKALDKLLPHMRDGKRYDEAVTAVGYEKSSGTKAKFLRALNNDEQKELTNPVVKRAIAQTRKVINALIREYGQFDSVHIELTREIKKSHKDRKKIEDGQKEYQKFKEAVVADFIEKFGREPKGNELLKFRLWKEQDGYCAYSGFMGEKGYIKPEKLISDVKYAEIDHILPYSRSLDDGLNNKVLCLAKENQNKKNRTPFEYFNEINRDWYSYEIFVNNMLKNLNRAKRQRLLKKNFDENSEKEFRERNIRDTAYMARYIKNFIENNLELRGEGKNNVVTINGTLTNMLRHNWGVGNKSRETHLHHAVDAIIIAFATQSEIQRLSTLSAKRDGFAYEKSKEKSKKFKFIPPMENFRDEVQKSIDEIFVSNSPRRKVTGAAHEATIYSPKTFIANKKSDKPSILAGSSRQKTVVLNGGKSLAKNDTMPRVDIFQHKKNGKYYVVPLYVSDFVKKELPNKAIVQGKNKDGTPKEWLEMDENYQFKFSLFKDELVEIQTKKTASKEAKNIVGYFVSAHSGTGAILLKSHDNSELNGFKRNSSNSCEISLGIQNVEYVKKYQVDALGNRREVKQEQRIMTTKKKR; encoded by the coding sequence ATGGGGAAGATGTATCAGAGGATTTTAGGACTTGATATAGGGATAGCATCGATTGGATGGGCGGTAATAGATTATTCAAAAGAAGATGCTACACAAAACAAGATAATAAAAAGTGGTGTACGTATATTTACACAAGCTGAACATCCTAAAGATGGAAGTTCTTTGGCACTTCCAAGACGATTGGCACGAGGAGCAAGACGTACACTCAAAAGAAAACGTCAAAGAATGAAAGCTATTAAAAGACTTTTTATAGAGTATTTTTCTTTGACAGAAGGTGACCTTTTTGTAGGGAAAACCGATAAGACAATCTACAGTAAAAAAGGTCGTGTGGATGTATGGCAGCTTAGAGCTGAAGCTGTTAGCAGGGTATTGAACAATGAAGAGTTTGCAAGGGTATTAACCCATATTGCAAAACGAAGAGGCTATAAGTCAAATAGAAAAGTAGAAGAGAAGAGTGACAGTGAAGGCAAAAAGGTTTTGGGTGCGATTGAGCATAATGTAACACTGTTAAAAGAGTATGAAACCATTGGGCAGGCTATTTATGAGACAACCAAAGATACAGGTATAAGAAGAAATAAAGAAAAGGACTATTCGCATAGTGTATCAAGAGAGATGCTTTTGGATGAAGTAGAAGTGATTTTCAAAAAACAGAGTTCTTTTGGTAACACATTAGCGACAGATGTAATAAAAGAAAAATATGTTGAGATAGCTTTTTCACAAAAAGACTTTGCTTCTGTGGACAAAATGGTGGGAAAATGTACATTTGAAAAAGATGAACTGAGGGCTGCCAAAAGAACCTATAGTGCAGAAGAGTTTGTAACACTTACTAAACTTATTAATACAAAAATAGAACTGGAAGACGGCTCTTATCGGAGATTAACCAAAGAAGAGTTAGAAAAGATTATTCTTCTATGCAGACAGAGTGAAAAGCCAAGCTATATTAAGATACGAGAGACTATTGGGCTTGAACCCACTTCAAAATTTAAAAATATAGATGAATATGAAATAGATAAAAAGACAGGTGAAGTACTAAAAAAGAAGCCTGTAAAGTTTGTGAGCGCATTTAAAGGTTTTCATACACTTAGAAAAGTGGTAGAAAAAACACTTTCTAAAACACATTGGCATAATATTTCACAAGATACAAAACTTTTGGATGAAATAGCAACAGTTTTTTCTATCCACAAAAGTGATGAGAAGATACAAGAAGCATTGAGTGATTTAGAATTTTCTATGCTTAACGAAAATGAAACAGAACTTTTAAAAGAGGCTCTTATCGCATCGATCAATTTCGATCAGTTTATCTATCTTAGTTTAAAAGCATTAGATAAGTTACTGCCACATATGCGAGATGGTAAACGCTATGATGAAGCAGTAACAGCAGTAGGGTATGAAAAATCATCAGGAACTAAAGCAAAATTTTTACGTGCATTAAACAATGATGAACAGAAAGAACTTACAAACCCTGTTGTAAAAAGAGCTATTGCACAAACAAGAAAAGTGATTAATGCACTCATTCGTGAGTATGGACAGTTTGACAGTGTACATATTGAGCTCACAAGAGAGATAAAAAAGAGCCATAAAGATAGAAAAAAAATAGAAGATGGGCAAAAAGAGTATCAAAAATTTAAAGAAGCAGTTGTCGCAGACTTTATAGAGAAATTTGGAAGGGAACCAAAAGGCAACGAATTACTTAAATTCAGGCTTTGGAAAGAGCAGGATGGGTACTGTGCCTATAGTGGTTTTATGGGAGAAAAAGGCTATATCAAGCCTGAAAAACTTATATCAGATGTAAAATATGCTGAGATAGATCATATTTTACCTTATAGCCGAAGTCTTGATGATGGGCTTAACAATAAAGTCTTATGTCTTGCCAAAGAGAATCAAAACAAGAAAAATCGAACACCTTTTGAATATTTTAATGAGATAAATAGAGATTGGTATAGTTATGAAATTTTCGTGAACAATATGTTGAAAAATCTTAATAGAGCAAAACGTCAAAGATTGTTAAAAAAGAATTTTGATGAAAACTCCGAAAAAGAGTTTAGAGAACGTAATATACGCGATACAGCCTATATGGCTCGATATATCAAAAACTTTATAGAAAACAATCTCGAACTGAGAGGTGAAGGTAAAAATAATGTTGTAACCATAAATGGAACATTGACCAATATGCTTAGGCATAATTGGGGAGTAGGCAACAAGAGTAGAGAGACACACCTGCATCATGCTGTTGATGCGATTATTATCGCATTTGCAACACAGAGTGAGATACAGAGGCTCTCTACACTCTCTGCAAAAAGAGATGGGTTTGCTTATGAAAAAAGTAAAGAGAAATCAAAAAAATTTAAATTTATTCCACCTATGGAAAACTTTAGAGATGAAGTACAGAAGAGTATAGATGAGATATTTGTTTCTAATTCTCCTAGACGTAAGGTAACAGGTGCAGCTCATGAAGCAACAATCTATAGCCCTAAGACATTTATTGCCAATAAAAAATCAGATAAGCCATCCATCTTAGCTGGTAGCAGTAGGCAGAAAACGGTTGTACTCAATGGTGGAAAAAGTCTTGCCAAAAATGATACGATGCCAAGAGTAGATATTTTTCAACACAAAAAAAATGGTAAGTATTATGTAGTACCTCTGTATGTTTCAGACTTTGTTAAAAAAGAGTTGCCAAACAAAGCGATTGTACAAGGGAAAAACAAAGATGGTACTCCCAAAGAGTGGCTGGAAATGGATGAAAATTACCAATTTAAATTTTCTTTATTTAAAGATGAACTTGTAGAAATACAGACAAAAAAAACTGCGAGTAAAGAGGCAAAAAATATTGTAGGATATTTTGTATCTGCACATAGTGGTACTGGGGCTATTTTATTAAAAAGTCATGATAACTCTGAACTTAATGGTTTCAAAAGAAATTCATCTAATAGTTGTGAAATAAGCTTAGGCATACAAAATGTTGAATATGTAAAAAAATATCAAGTTGATGCATTGGGAAACAGGCGAGAAGTCAAACAAGAACAACGTATTATGACTACAAAAAAGAAAAGATAA